A section of the Spirosoma pollinicola genome encodes:
- the mtgA gene encoding monofunctional biosynthetic peptidoglycan transglycosylase, giving the protein MSQQRPVNTFRTQPAPIPRPKPDQASTRRTQPAGRKPSSGQNASAGGMSRRWQQARRFMRERPLLERVYWFVIKAFLWLFFGSFVYVIALKYVPVLVTPLIVSRWVDTFGTDESSQVYKKWRPYDKISKEAALAVVSSEDQAFPQHWGFDFDEIQDAIKENQTRKRARGASTISQQVAKNVFLWNGHSYLRKGLEVYFTALIELIWGKKRILEVYLNIAEMGPMTFGVEAASQRYYGHSSVSLSRDEAARIAAVLPNPRLFSIKKPSNYIQRRTRQIARQMRYLGGQKYIRNL; this is encoded by the coding sequence ATGAGCCAGCAACGCCCAGTCAATACCTTCCGCACGCAGCCAGCGCCGATTCCAAGGCCCAAGCCCGATCAGGCGTCTACAAGGCGGACGCAACCCGCCGGGCGTAAGCCATCGTCAGGCCAGAACGCGTCAGCAGGCGGGATGTCGCGGAGGTGGCAGCAGGCACGTCGGTTCATGCGCGAGCGGCCATTGCTGGAACGCGTTTACTGGTTTGTCATCAAAGCCTTTTTGTGGTTATTTTTTGGGTCATTTGTCTATGTAATTGCCCTGAAGTATGTGCCGGTTTTGGTAACGCCTTTGATCGTTTCGCGTTGGGTGGACACCTTTGGTACAGACGAAAGCAGCCAGGTGTATAAAAAATGGCGTCCTTATGACAAGATCAGCAAAGAAGCCGCACTGGCAGTAGTATCTTCTGAAGATCAGGCGTTTCCACAGCATTGGGGCTTTGATTTCGACGAAATTCAGGACGCTATCAAAGAGAATCAAACCCGAAAACGTGCTCGGGGTGCCAGCACAATTTCGCAGCAGGTAGCCAAAAATGTATTTCTCTGGAACGGGCACAGCTATCTCCGAAAGGGGTTGGAGGTCTATTTTACCGCGCTGATTGAGCTGATCTGGGGTAAAAAACGCATTCTGGAAGTGTACCTGAACATAGCCGAAATGGGGCCAATGACCTTTGGTGTAGAGGCTGCCTCACAACGGTACTACGGCCATTCGTCGGTGTCACTCTCCCGCGACGAAGCCGCTCGTATTGCGGCTGTATTGCCCAATCCTCGTCTGTTTTCAATCAAAAAGCCCTCTAATTATATTCAACGCCGGACTCGGCAGATTGCCCGCCAGATGCGCTACCTGGGCGGGCAAAAGTATATTCGGAATTTGTAA
- the hemW gene encoding radical SAM family heme chaperone HemW, producing the protein MHLYLHIPFCKQACHYCDFHFSTSMGQKSVLIDSLCVEISRQSEYLPGRELDTIYFGGGTPSLLTESELAQIFSTIHAHFTISATAEITLEANPDDLSREKLQLLRRYVNRLSIGIQTFDEPTLRWMNRAHTATEAEACVQLAREAGFENMSVDLIYGIPNRNKSLWQLDLQKILALGVPHLSAYALTIEPDTAFGRWQKKGKLPPADEALAADQFEELAKVLTDAGYEHYEISNFAKPDQYARHNSAYWQRRSYLGVGPSAHSYNGYSRQYNIANNSLYIASIRRGELPATVEVLSMADQVNEYLLTGLRTKWGCSLAELDTLLSGDFSKKQARDLDAMYATGWLSRNGDQLLLTQSGKLFADRVAATLFVED; encoded by the coding sequence ATGCATCTCTATCTTCACATACCGTTCTGTAAGCAGGCCTGCCATTACTGCGACTTCCATTTTAGCACCAGCATGGGGCAGAAATCGGTGTTGATTGACTCGCTTTGTGTTGAGATTTCGCGGCAGAGTGAGTACCTGCCCGGTCGGGAGTTAGACACGATTTACTTTGGTGGAGGAACGCCTTCTTTATTGACTGAGAGTGAGTTAGCGCAAATCTTTTCGACTATACACGCACACTTTACCATATCGGCAACGGCTGAAATAACCCTCGAAGCTAACCCTGACGACTTGAGCCGGGAGAAACTTCAATTACTTCGTCGGTATGTTAATCGGCTGAGTATCGGTATCCAGACCTTTGATGAACCCACACTGCGGTGGATGAACCGGGCGCATACCGCTACCGAAGCCGAAGCCTGTGTTCAACTGGCGCGGGAGGCCGGTTTTGAGAACATGAGTGTCGATCTGATTTACGGAATCCCCAATCGCAATAAGTCGCTTTGGCAGCTCGATTTGCAGAAGATTCTTGCGCTCGGCGTACCTCATCTATCGGCTTATGCCCTGACGATCGAGCCTGATACCGCTTTTGGCCGTTGGCAAAAAAAAGGCAAGCTACCCCCTGCCGACGAAGCTCTTGCTGCCGATCAGTTTGAAGAACTCGCGAAGGTATTGACAGATGCCGGATATGAGCATTACGAAATCTCGAATTTTGCCAAACCCGACCAGTATGCCCGGCACAACAGCGCCTACTGGCAACGGCGATCTTACCTGGGCGTAGGGCCGAGTGCGCACTCGTACAATGGTTATTCGAGGCAATACAATATAGCGAACAACAGCCTGTATATTGCCTCAATCCGGCGGGGAGAGTTACCGGCAACGGTCGAGGTGCTATCGATGGCCGATCAGGTAAATGAATATTTATTGACCGGGCTTCGTACTAAATGGGGCTGTTCTCTGGCCGAACTTGACACCTTGTTATCGGGCGATTTCTCGAAAAAACAGGCGCGTGATCTCGACGCAATGTACGCAACAGGCTGGCTTTCACGTAATGGCGACCAATTACTATTGACTCAGTCGGGTAAGCTCTTTGCCGACCGGGTGGCCGCCACTTTATTTGTCGAAGACTAG
- a CDS encoding GNAT family N-acetyltransferase, translating into MDVRYELIIGLPAEPILASLIDQLVIIFSNQSRADLLTELTYQQERTALQLVLAFSNGQVVGCKLGYERKPHHFYSWLGGVHPDFRGYGIASELMRRQHDWCRQQNYHTVRTQTYNQWRGMLILNLRVGFDIIGTLQGKHGLTIVLEKNL; encoded by the coding sequence ATGGATGTTCGCTATGAATTAATTATCGGATTACCCGCCGAACCTATACTTGCCTCGCTTATTGACCAACTCGTGATTATATTCAGCAACCAGTCCCGCGCTGATTTACTCACCGAACTTACGTATCAGCAGGAGCGCACAGCTCTGCAATTAGTACTCGCCTTTAGCAACGGACAGGTAGTGGGTTGTAAGCTTGGCTATGAACGGAAGCCCCATCATTTTTACAGTTGGTTAGGGGGCGTTCATCCCGATTTTAGAGGATATGGTATTGCATCTGAATTGATGCGCAGACAACACGACTGGTGTCGCCAACAGAACTATCATACTGTCCGAACGCAGACCTATAATCAGTGGCGGGGTATGCTGATACTTAACCTTCGTGTTGGTTTCGATATTATCGGAACCTTGCAGGGAAAACATGGGCTGACAATTGTTCTGGAAAAGAACTTATAA